The Apostichopus japonicus isolate 1M-3 chromosome 10, ASM3797524v1, whole genome shotgun sequence genomic sequence TTTATATATTTTAAGTGCTTCATTGTGTGTATAATGGTATCGTGAATTGTCATATATAGATTACAGCCTTTTAAAACGAGGCTTACTTCGCAGAGGTGTTTGGTCTTTCCTGAATGTTTCTTACAAATCAATATAGATTTTTATTGTATGATAGAAAACCCACATTTCTTAAGTTATATAGATTTGACAATATTTATTGGTCAGCTTGTCGCAAAGTAGGTTAAGCGTGATGGAATAAAAAAACACAGTTCTACTCAGGAAAGTGAAATGTTTAAAGGTTGCATATATTGAACATTAACTATggacttaacttttttttcatgttttcctgGTGAGTGATTTTGGACAAAAATAGCAgatttttttgtacattttttctCCTTTAAATGAATGTCGAATTTTATAGCAAAAGGTTGTGATAATTTCAAAACCAAATACAACTTGAATcactatgcatatatatatatgcatatgcacACCagcccatccacccacccacccacacgcatatatatataggcctatatatatatatatataggcctatatatatataggcctatatataggcctatatatataggcctatatatataggcctatatatatataggcctatatttatatatatatatatatcatatcatatactTCGTGTATACAGCGTATATTTTTGGTTTACTATGCCTTAAGAGTGTACATATACACGCTAAGAACTGTTGGGCAAATTTAGTTGGGTAAtaattttttgggcaaaaattGCCCAACTCCTGAGAGTCAATTACTATGTTTGTAAGCAAAATGTTGCTCCATGCACTTACCAAAGGGTTTGTGCCAAATAGTTGAGCACAAAGAGTGTTGCGTGCAACAAATTCGTTTGGCCTTCATTGTTCTGCACTGCAATCGCGCCATACCGTACCTGTGCGCAGTCTCAAGCTCCGAAAAGCGAACGGTGATTTGTCGTAATACTTGCTCTATGGCCGTAATTCATCATGTCGGAGCCTGAAGTCAAATCAATTCTGACCAGATGGGGAATGGATGAGCTAATAGAGACTTTTGAAGGTAGTTACTTGTAATTTCCTTCGCCAAAACCGTAAAACTATGCATGTGCGGCATACACGATTTTAACTTCCGTCCGTTGGCCTAACGCGAGGCTAGGTCGCCGTTACTATTTGTTGTAGGCATATACGTTAGCCTAGAAGTAGTAACAGTAACGTTTTAAATTTTAGCTTAGCAAGTAGGTATTATTAGTGTTAAGATGTAATGTGAAGTCTTATGTTATGAATATGATAATGGGCTAGGCTAGTACACAGAAACTGTGGTCACGCTCCACCGAAAGTATGCACCAAGGGCCTAGTCTTGGCCAGACATTTCGTACTCATTCTTTGTGATAGTGATGATTTGGTGAGCCTAACACCAtgattagcctaggcctagttacagAGTTTTTACCAGTTGAAATGTTGCTTAGGCCTAGGTTGCAATTGAGACCTGTAATAGGCTAGCTATGCTGGATTACTGGAGGTCCAACATAGGACCAGGCCTTAGCCCAGCCTACCGCAAGTATGCTATATCACCACTCAGTTATGGTTTAGTTATTTTCCTCTAGTCTTATTGGGAAGTTGCTGccactgggggagggggtgtcccatGCATGACCACTTTGTAAAGCTCAAGCCTGTATAACATTTGACCTAGGCCGACATTGTGTGAATGAAAAGGACAATTACCCGTTCTTCGAGTTCTTTAAGGAAAATCTGTAAGTTTAAGAATAAATCATGTACTTATTTGAAAACCGTTAAGTATTGTGAGTTGCTACAGTATTTCAATTCCCAATCCGTTTTCATCCTGTATGGCCTAGTCTGTTCCTCGATTTGatgtaaacatttctttattaaaCTATCTAATTAGCAGCACAAATATAGTGTTTAGATTACATTGATAAATTGGCAAAATCAGTCAAAATCCAAACCTACTATGTACAGCAGTTTCGCTGTTGTACATCTAGCCTCAAAAGCGCAGCGCACAATAGGTATAGTGTAATCAAATAGAACTTGCATATTAAACTGAGACTGCTCTGTTTCATTGTTATGAATCTGCTGTGCGGCAAATAGTAACACGTACAATACTACAATAGCTGTAGGTTGGTTACGCGCAAAGTATGTTGGCGATTGTAGGCCTATGTAGGCTAACTATATGAACCGATGCATTATGAAAGTTTGTTATTGTAGTTTGCATGACTATCATGATAATAAGATTGGTTTTTGGAAAATTATAAGAAACTATTAAAAGtagaattttgaattttctatCAGGAATAGGCCTCTACGGTAGAGATTTGCCCACACCAAGTAGATATAAAGCGCCGGGCGGGATTTTTTAATTATTGCCAGGCGGAAATTCCTAGGGCTGGGTGGAACCGCCCGACAGGGGCACATCTCTGGAAGAAAAATGGACAGCTGACAAGTTtgcttgttttgattttttattcAGGAGTTGGCTTGTGCTATGTTAGTATTTACAGGAATGGTGGtctatgttttctttaatttgcattCAGTTGGTCTTTTAAAGCCACCTAGGTTACCAATTTCAAACATTGGTCAGTAGTTTTCTCAAATTGTTTTCATCACATTATTCACATAAATATGAATAGGTTTTAAAgtaataatgttttctttcttgtttgttgtttctttcagACAATGAGATCGACCTTGAATCATTCAAACTTCTTGATGAAACTTCACTGAAAGAGCTGATTCCAAAAGTTGGGCTCCGTGTCAAGTTTGCCTACAGATTGAAAAGCTATGTTAGTATTATGACCACTGTTTCTGCATACTTTACTTTACTACTTATAGTTACTATCATGTTATTAGTATGCTTCAAGTGTCTGGCTACATTACAAGAGGCAAGTGTAGAAGCTCTTCTTGGtcatttaaaatacatacatggcaTTCATTCCGGAACTGGAACAAAACTAGTGTGAGGGGGCTAATGGATGtgtgtggatggggggggggggtattatcTACTTATAAGCCAGAGTGACACTATCTGTTGGTGCATATTGTACCCCCTGTGCTGGATTTGCCACAGGAAATATCCAAATAGACTCAAATTTTGCACCAAATGTGGGCATACTTACAAAACATCAAGTAATATTTGATAACCAGTGTCAAGtaaaaagggaattattgtagTAAACACATTATTGCAGATATGTTTAACTTTTTGAAGGGATTGGGATATAAGTTAATTGTGAAATTGGTGGTATTTCATTTCGCAGGAGGCATTTTACACTAAAGGCACCAGTGGGAGACCAGCGAGCGGTTGGTTGGAAGAGCATCTTAAATACAGTAGAAAACGAGTGAAGAAATACAGCACAACTGAAGAAGCAACATCACCAGAAGGCAAGcatgataatgatgaagacactggTGAGTGTGAAACACTTGAGTAACTTAGTCAACACTGAATTGAAGGGCCCCTCACCAGTGAaaggtaggggtggggggaatAAAGAAAGAACCTTGATAAGAAAGCATTATTGTATTGCAAACTTGGGATGTTCCATAGGTTTATGAAAGGTTTTGATCCCCTTGGGTTATAGGAGCTGTTAGGGAGTGTAGAGAATGAGAAAATTCACCCGCACTAGGCAGTTGAACAatttctaaatgtttttttttattctcttggTAGATGGAAGGGGGTCCCAATTGGCTGGTCAATTTTTAGTGAACATGTTGGTATGTAAGGAAAGATTCATTGTGCTGCAAGAATAATGTTTCACACTAACACAGTTTTTAATCCTGATGTTGatgtgaatggggggggggaggggttcaaGGTGGACTTGGGGATTTGAATCTTGGCACTCCATTAATATCTGGAAAAAGCCTGGATGGATGAGCAAATAGGAGTAACCTGGTAGTGGGGTGTTAATATAAGAAAAATTTGTGAATTGAATTTCACTACATTCAGATCACATTGCTGTCTTCAAAAAGTAGTGTTACAATAAGAAATGCTTTCCTCAACCAATAGTATCTGTCTATTTCGGTGCTAACATTAAGTTTCATCACAACTTAGTTTTATGGTTTCAATGTAAAGAGAAGCATATGCATTCATAGTGGcttatgtgtgtgtgcgtgtatgcgtgtgtgtatgcatgtgtgtatgtgctCAAGACTAGAAGCTTAGtcagatctcatatttagttGTAGGTGGACCATAGAACCCTATTATTACCTAATTAAAACCgctatgcatttttgcattctgattTCAGATGATTCTGTGTCTGAGGAGGACACCCAAAAGATGAAGACGTGGCTTCAACATAATGAGCAGCCACGTGCTACTATGGAAGAGTACATGCTAAAGACAGCAAAGAGAAGACAGATGCTGATCAAATCAAAAGGCTTCAAAGAAGCTCTTGTGGAGTATCCAAAGATACTACTTCCAGGCATGGTAAGTATTGAAAAGTCAGCATATTGTAAATGCTACTAGGATGAATGGgtttgttcattaatttctacCTCTGCAGCTTATCTTTTGTGATGTTTTATGGAAGTAGCTGTTTTCTAAGTCACAGCTGTTGAGAATGGGAGGGTTCTTATGTCTAAATGACAGTGCTCTTGAATTAATTGTGCTTGGAGCATAGAAAGAATGCAACTTTAACATAACTTTTAAGAATATTGTGCTGAACAGTGATTGACTCAGAACATTCCTTGATAATAGCTGTTTGACCAATTTTGTAAGGATTGTAGATGTTTCCAACATCTTGGAGCATTGATGACCTGATACCAGGTTTGTGCTATTAATTCACAAATGGTAATGGTTGAGTTTGGAAGACAAATATATGTCTTATTGTAATACTTTACATTTTGGCTGCCCTTGCAAATTCATTCAGGCTTCATGCACATCATTACAGGGGTGGTAAATGAAGGAttagatataggcctacagatATATGCAGTGTGACAAGCTGAAATAAGACTAACCGGTATTCTCCAAAAAGATGAATACACAGTTTTGCTGAGTCAAAGCTGAAAGATTAAATGCACCAGTTTTGTGTGATTGACATTGCACTAACCTCAGCATTACGTCAGTGCAATCAGTGATTTACCAAATTATTTCCCATTCCATTCCATTAGTTTTCTTTACTCTCCCATCTTAATGTATATACAGATTGAACAAGATTTCCAAGTACTTCAACCAGAATCAGCAGAAAAATTGTATGAGAAGTGGCCAGCTGTCTGCAAGGTCATTTTATCATATACGGAAAAGAACTTTCCAGGATGGATGAAAGAACTTCCTTGGGACTGCACGCTTTGTAAGTTGGATTAAGCATCACAAACCAGTAAAAAAGTTTTGTGTAATGTTACCAAAGGAGAAAAATTTAGACAAACAGCTTTTGACTAATAGTATgaagtatgtgtgtgtttgtgtgtgaaaaGAAGGATGTAATTGTCTATATTACCAATTGTAAAACCTTGGTAAATTCAAGGTTCATATGACACACACAGGAGACACACACATTGAGCAATTCCCTTAATCAACTGCCTTTGACTTATGTTTTAGCATATATTTTTTACCCCTAAAAATTTGGGCATCCCATCCCTGCAGTGAAATGGAAATGGCAACCCATGATTAAGGGCAGTGCACTCACGAGGGGTTTATGCAACTATTTATAAAACCCTGCAAGTTCGTATAACAGTCTAtatgtacatttttattttctgcgtTTTGACAGTGACAGAAGAGGAACTTGGATTTTTTGCTCTGCCATATGTATTTCAGAGTCGGCACAAGAGAAAGAAGGGCAGAGGATCTATGTCAGTTTCTGCCGGTGTAAAGGCATTCATAGACATCCGATCTGtaagtattgaatattcattcagtTCATAGATGATGTAGGCTGGATATTTATGCAAATCTGCTGGCACCCTATGACCATGTGAAGCTACACTTGTGATATGCCACAAAATGCTGTTAAACCAAGATTTATCACAATATTTGTAGCATTATTTGTTATTACACAGTTAGTAGATATTGATACTTCAAGGTCAGCATCACAAGCTTTTTCATATCTTTGATGGTATCATCGGTCAACAGGGGATATCATGAATTTTGGTGTCACAAAATGTTTAGTATTGTCAATGTTTTTCATTACAGTGATGTCTACTCAGTTGCCAATATCAGTAAGCCATTTGTCTGATATGCATTCATTTATGCtaataacaaaactttattaTGGTTATCGTGAAATAAATTATTGGCCTACACTTTTTCCATCCTTATATCTGCCATTAGTCtgttgtctgtctgtctgttggtCAGCTGTGTCTCTCTTTCAGTCAGCATTTATGTGAATGATTTATACATCCTTTATAATTACAGAACGTGACAAACATCAAGTCCTTTTGTGGAGATATAGATGAAACGGTACATCCACAGCAATTTACTGTAGTTCTTTGGGACTTAAAGCAGAAGTCTCGTCAATTTTTTGTGCTGATTGAGAGAAAGGCTCTACCTGCAACCTCACTGTTGAAAGCCATTGACACATGCTTCAAGATGCACTTTGTGTTCGATATTGAGTATCAGCCTGACTGTGAGGCATCATGGCAATTTCTGCAAAGCATTATTATGAGTTGAACACAGCTATCACAAAGGAAATAAGCTCTGTGAAGGCTTTCCGTGCCTATTACAACTCAATGTAAAGTATTATACCACCAGCTGCTATACGTGTAACTGCCTGCATTGATAACCCTGTTCTACTGTGTTGGTTTGTAACTTTTCTGTTGTAAGTTCTATAATGGACTTTGTTTGCTGTAATGATTAAGTTCgcttttcatgaatattatgtGTTAGTTTATCACTTTCATTCAACATGACTTGACTAGTTTGATGGTTAAGATTGAATTGTTTACCTGAATAGTATTATTAATATAACAGTTGATTATGATTGAATAGCttgattgtgatattatgtatcatTGTTTATGACTGATTGGTTTGGTTACCATTGCCATGTTGGTACTGATTTATTATGTAAGCTACATGACTGACTAGTTTGACATCACAAATAGTATGAtagttaattacaattaattagcTTGATCGACAGTCAGCATAAAGATATTTCATGGGTTATACATTGTAAGTTTGATCAACATAACATGTAATTACCATATAATGATTTATTAGTTCAACTACATGAATGATTCAAGTCTCTGACCATCAGGAATATGGTGGGTTTTGTTGGTCAACATTGTTGTTTAATTGATTGGTTTCTTCATTAGTATCGTGTGAAATCATATTGTTGTTGGGTTTTTTGAAGTCCTCAGATAGAGTGGTATTGATAAACCTGTTATTTTGATGAATTCTTTATTTAGGCATAGATACTTAATATGAGGTATGAAGTATATCATAAGTTGACATCAGCAGAGGCTATAAAAACTTAGGTACTCTGCCTGCACATGCAGGGATTGCAAAGTCAAGAAGCATTTGGATATATATAGCTCAATTTCAAAAGCCGTACATGTATTGTGTTCCAGGCCCTGAGATTTTCCTGACCTGACATACAATGAAAACTTAATTGTTAGATATGTTTGTTAAAACTGTCACTTAACATCTACCACCTCCtgaaaaacaaacagttataataataacaacaacaacgataTTAGggtttatattacatttttcaatTAAATAGAGTAGTGAAAAGGATGACCCCACTATGAAAAGGAatttcattaacatcatcaaacTCTTGCCATGTTAGTCAAAGATTTCAGGCCTGGTTTACTTGCAAACTCTACAAAATTTACAGGCTACATTTTACAGTGaatgataacaatttttaaatttttggtaTCACATTTTTGCTTGTTCAGTTTAAACCCAAGTGATAAATTCTTTTGGGGAATATTTAtgtattcatattatatatgtgCAGATACACTTAAAACTTATATCacaagataaaaaacaaaagaataagtaACTGCAAGAGAAATTGtataaattgcaaaatgttgcttaagagaaagtgaaaaataaagCGGTTTGCGAATCAGAAACTTACTTTGGTCCATTCTGTGATTTGATTTGCATGTTTGTAATTGCTGTATAATCTAAAAATCAACTGTAGCAAAAAGTGACCAACATTGGAGAATATAATAGTGCTAGAAATTGGGGAAACATAGCACGTAAGAATTATTAGCACTTTTTGCTGAACTGTGTTTAGCACAGGTTTTTCCTAaactttttggtaaaaattttcataaatattgggTAAATGTGACATTGCCCATAGTTTAGCAACTCAAGTTTTGcccaatttttaagaaaaatgttacccaAAAGTTTAGGAAAAACCTGTGCTAAACACAGTTAAGcaaaaaatgctaaaaaagtTTCACGTGCTATGTTTCCCCAATTTCTAGTAATTATATTCTTCAATGTTGGGCAATTTTTGCTACATCGTTCTTAGCGTGTATGTAATGGTAATGTTTTACTTACGTCCAGGGTAATTTAGTATATGTCCACTAGAATCTCCAGGCCAATATCCATAAACAAGTGAAACCTTCAACAgtttttaataaagaaaaagtattatttatattcaactttgttatttgaaatgttaaagTGACctatgatatgcaaattagaatAAACTATTATCTGTCTTCATAAAGTTCAGGGGATTGAAAATCCTATAAAACAGACAGGATTAATATTAATCATTGTAAGTAAATTACAATAATTTCATTCATTATCCCTAACTGTATAATACCGAATAACAATGACAAAGAGTTGGACTTTtcaatattcattcatttatgatgataaaacgataaatatatatataactagttGACTATATAGGTTAAGTTTCAGTTTAATAAATAACAGAGAATATTCGTTACCACTGCAGAGTCACTCCATATTAACGGGTACCTCTCCATTTGCAATACTTGCGTAGGTTAGAATGTTAAAATAATTTGACCTTTTACAAAGGttaccccccaccccaacacacacacaatacataacataaaataaaataaacagataatatCATCATTGTACGTATTGAACTTTCTTTGAACAAAAATCTTACTGTTAAATACCAAAATTGTACATTTGCCTTAATTTACATTGAACCA encodes the following:
- the LOC139975115 gene encoding uncharacterized protein gives rise to the protein MSEPEVKSILTRWGMDELIETFEDNEIDLESFKLLDETSLKELIPKVGLRVKFAYRLKSYEAFYTKGTSGRPASGWLEEHLKYSRKRVKKYSTTEEATSPEGKHDNDEDTDDSVSEEDTQKMKTWLQHNEQPRATMEEYMLKTAKRRQMLIKSKGFKEALVEYPKILLPGMIEQDFQVLQPESAEKLYEKWPAVCKVILSYTEKNFPGWMKELPWDCTLLTEEELGFFALPYVFQSRHKRKKGRGSMSVSAGVKAFIDIRSNVTNIKSFCGDIDETVHPQQFTVVLWDLKQKSRQFFVLIERKALPATSLLKAIDTCFKMHFVFDIEYQPDCEASWQFLQSIIMS